The following DNA comes from Caldisericum sp..
TCTGCTTCCCCTTCATCTCTCTTAGACTTCCTCCAAGGTGGTTGGAATACTTTTTCTCTATCTGGTAAAGCTATATTTCCAGGCGGAGCGTTCAATGGTGCACGGCACAGCGGGCACAACATTAGTTCAAAAACTTCGTCTTGTTTAGGAAACTCCAAACTTAACTTGTGGTTGTATTGTTGAAATACTTCCAAAATAGAATTATATGCTGTTAGAGGGTCTACATTATAAAAATTACCAACTACGGCAATTCCCAGGATAGCAAAAGTCTCTACTGAGTATTGTAATGTTGAATACTCCATTGCTGGTATAACACAGGAATTATTAGTCCAGTCTTCGTCTGTCCATTGAGCAAGTTCGTCTCTAATGACATACCACTTATCAAAAGGTGCACAATATACTTCCGGCAATTTGTGAACATCTCTGGGATACCAAAGTTCACCTTCTATAACAAATACTAATGATTTGTTATCTAAGATAATTGCTTCAACTTCTTTAGCATAATCCGGGGTTTCCATAGCTACAATAAGGGGATGCCACCTCAAATTTCTGTTTGAGTAGGGAGCTTTATCTGTTCTTCCTCTTGTACAAAGTGCATCTCGTTGTAGTTTTCCACCTGCTAGCCCAAGACCTGCATCTCTACTAAAATGAACTCTACCATAATTTGTTATAAAGTCTTTTTTACTTTCAGTTCTTGTTATTAAATTTGCAAGAACATCGCTAATACTCTTACATAGTTCTAATGCCTTTCTATCTTCTTCTGTTAATTCAGTGGCTGAAACAGTTCGACCTTTTGCCATTTCTCATACCTCCTCTTTGTTTCTTATTAAACTTTCCATTTTTTTCCGTGCTTCTACCTTCATTTTTATAATTTCCGAGACCTCGTTAATTATTTTTGCCGCAGTATCGTTATCTGTAGGAATAGGAATTATTATCTCATATAGTCTTTCTCCGATTGTAGAGATTGTGGCCTGAACGAAAGTTTTGTCTTCTATTTGTTTTTGCACGATTTCAGTATTTAATAAGTAAAGCAGTAAATAAGGGTGAAGCTCTTCGGGTTTTAAGCATTTAATTCTTGTTATATGGCTTTGAATAACTATCTTTTTATCTATCGGTGTAACTATCGCTGTTCTTCCTATAAGAAAAGTCCCGTCAGTAACTAACAAAATATCATTTTCTCCTATGTCTTGTCTTTTTTTATATTGCTGATAAACTTCTTCTGGAATGCTTTTTATAGGGTCTATCTTGATTTCCCAGTTAACAATATCAGATGTTCTTACAAAAGGAACATCACCCATTCCGTAGTATTTTGAACCGACTTCATGTCCTTTCTTTACCGATATTATTCCTCGTTTGACCAACTCTCCAATTGATACAAGCTTATATTTCCCTGTTTCCTCTAATTGCTTTAGTTTCTGTGCGGTTTCGGGATTATAATAGCTTGGAATAAAAATATGGTTTCTTATTTCAGACAATCTCACAGTAAATCCAAAGCGACTTGGCTGTAGATTACCATTTTTAAATTCTTTATATTTAGAAGCGATAATAGGCAGGTCATCATCTATTATCTTGTTTCCTTCACTGTCAACGATATAATTTCCCTGTTTATCCATCTTAAATATTATTTTGCCATTTTTATCATGCCCTACTCTTTCTGCAATAGCCATAAATATCTCATAATCTTCATCTTTATTTTTTGTCTTTTCTAAGAACAGAACGCTTGTTTTAGTGTGAGTGCTTGGAAGAAAAGTTTCAGGAGGCAGGCTAACTACTGCTAATATTTTTGCATTTTTTAGAATAAACTCCCATACATATCTACTGCTTGGGTTTCCAAAAACTCCGTCAGGAAGAATGATTGCCATCCTGCCACCTGGTTTGAGAAGCTGTAAGCACCTCTCTATAAATAGAATTTGTGGGACTTGTTTAACGACTGAATTAGTAATTTCCCACTTACCTGAATTATCTTTAACCCATTTATGCCCTAATTTATAGTTTTTGAGAATATTCTTGTCTTCAATAAATATTTTTGCCCCAAACGGCGGATTTGTAAGCACTACATCAAAGCTTTCATCCTTAATTTTCTCTTTCATCTCCTTTGACCAAGATTGTGGATAAAGTGAATCAGCACAAAATATATTTGCATGCCCATCTCCAATAATAGCCATATAAGCCTTAGCTACCTTAACTAAATCTAATTCTTTATCTATTCCGTAAATATTGCTAAAACTTTCTTTTCCCTTTAGCTGTGATAAAACTTCAACCAAAAAACCACCCGCTCCACATGCAGGGTCTATAATTCTTTCACCCATTTTAGGCTCTATC
Coding sequences within:
- a CDS encoding N-6 DNA methylase produces the protein IEPKMGERIIDPACGAGGFLVEVLSQLKGKESFSNIYGIDKELDLVKVAKAYMAIIGDGHANIFCADSLYPQSWSKEMKEKIKDESFDVVLTNPPFGAKIFIEDKNILKNYKLGHKWVKDNSGKWEITNSVVKQVPQILFIERCLQLLKPGGRMAIILPDGVFGNPSSRYVWEFILKNAKILAVVSLPPETFLPSTHTKTSVLFLEKTKNKDEDYEIFMAIAERVGHDKNGKIIFKMDKQGNYIVDSEGNKIIDDDLPIIASKYKEFKNGNLQPSRFGFTVRLSEIRNHIFIPSYYNPETAQKLKQLEETGKYKLVSIGELVKRGIISVKKGHEVGSKYYGMGDVPFVRTSDIVNWEIKIDPIKSIPEEVYQQYKKRQDIGENDILLVTDGTFLIGRTAIVTPIDKKIVIQSHITRIKCLKPEELHPYLLLYLLNTEIVQKQIEDKTFVQATISTIGERLYEIIIPIPTDNDTAAKIINEVSEIIKMKVEARKKMESLIRNKEEV